From the Manihot esculenta cultivar AM560-2 chromosome 3, M.esculenta_v8, whole genome shotgun sequence genome, one window contains:
- the LOC110610509 gene encoding ammonium transporter 1 member 1: protein MACSANDLAQLFGPNITNSTAAADFICSRFNTSENNYSAAKYAIDSTYLLFSAYLVFAMQLGFAMLCAGSVRAKNTMNIMLTNVLDAATGGLFYYLFGFAFAFGTGGSANGFIGKHYFGLKAVPSQDFDYSNFLYQWAFAIAAAGITSGSIAERTQFVAYLIYSSFLTGFVYPVVSHWFWSADGWASAFKTNDLLFGSGVIDFAGSGVVHMVGGIAGLWGALIEGPRIGRFDHSGRAISLRGHSASLVVLGTFLLWFGWYGFNPGSFNKILVVYADGSYNGQWSAVGRTAVTTTLAGCTAALTTLFGKRILSGHWNVTDVCNGLLGGFAAITSGCSVVDPWAAIICGFVAALVLIGCNKLAEKLKFDDPLEAAQLHGGCGAWGVIFTALFAREKYVAQVYKPGRPHGLFMGGDGKLLAAHVIQILVITGWVSATMGPLFYILHKLKLLRISADDEMAGMDLTRHGGFAYIYHDEDESQRHGIKLMQIEPSATTPNSSSV from the coding sequence atggCCTGCTCAGCCAACGATTTGGCCCAGCTTTTCGGCCCCAACATCACAAACTCCACTGCCGCTGCTGACTTCATCTGTTCTCGCTTCAACACCTCCGAGAACAACTACTCCGCTGCCAAATATGCCATCGACAGTACCTACCTCCTATTCTCCGCCTATCTCGTTTTTGCCATGCAGTTAGGCTTTGCCATGCTTTGTGCAGGCTCTGTTCGGGCAAAGAACACCATGAACATCATGCTCACTAACGTCCTTGACGCCGCTACTGGCGGCCTTTTCTATTATCTCTTCGGTTTCGCTTTTGCCTTCGGTACCGGTGGCTCAGCGAATGGCTTTATTGGCAAGCATTACTTCGGCCTCAAGGCCGTCCCTTCCCAAGATTTCGACTACAGTAATTTTCTCTACCAGTGGGCTTTTGCTATAGCCGCAGCTGGGATTACTAGCGGCTCCATCGCTGAAAGAACTCAGTTTGTGGCTTATTTAATATACTCCTCCTTTCTAACCGGGTTTGTTTACCCAGTTGTTTCTCATTGGTTCTGGTCTGCCGATGGATGGGCTTCTGCTTTCAAAACTAATGATCTCTTATTTGGTAGTGGAGTCATCGATTTCGCAGGATCTGGGGTGGTGCATATGGTGGGAGGTATTGCTGGGTTATGGGGCGCTCTAATTGAAGGCCCAAGAATTGGCCGTTTTGACCATTCTGGCAGGGCCATTTCTTTGCGTGGGCACAGCGCTTCTCTGGTGGTTCTCGGCACTTTCTTGCTCTGGTTTGGGTGGTACGGGTTCAATCCTGGGTCTTTCAACAAAATCCTAGTAGTTTACGCCGATGGCAGCTATAATGGTCAATGGAGTGCAGTTGGTCGAACTGCCGTTACCACTACCCTAGCAGGTTGCACTGCAGCCTTGACCACTCTTTTTGGGAAAAGGATTTTATCAGGCCACTGGAATGTAACAGATGTGTGCAATGGTTTGCTTGGTGGTTTCGCTGCCATTACTTCTGGTTGCTCCGTCGTTGATCCATGGGCTGCAATAATCTGCGGGTTCGTTGCTGCTTTGGTATTAATAGGCTGCAACAAGTTGGCTGAGAAGTTAAAGTTCGATGATCCACTAGAGGCTGCCCAGCTTCACGGTGGTTGTGGCGCTTGGGGAGTGATATTCACGGCGTTATTTGCCAGAGAGAAGTACGTGGCTCAGGTTTACAAGCCGGGTCGACCACACGGGTTGTTCATGGGTGGAGATGGAAAGCTATTGGCTGCTCACGTCATACAAATTCTTGTGATTACTGGGTGGGTTAGTGCCACTATGGGTCCATTGTTTTACATTCTTCACAAGCTTAAACTTTTAAGAATCTCAGCTGATGATGAGATGGCGGGTATGGATCTGACCCGGCATGGTGGGTTCGCTTACATTTACCATGATGAAGATGAGTCTCAAAGGCATGGAATCAAGTTAATGCAAATTGAACCATCAGCCACAACTCCTAATTCATCAAGTGTTTAG